The region AACAACTGTTTTCGATCACAAAAAACGTAGTAATTTTTTCCTATATTTTACTTTTATTTATCTCTTTTGTAGGCATAATGTTGTTAAAAAATTGGGCGCGCATGCTATTGCTAGTTATTTTATCTATAAAACTTGGCGGAAGCGTAATTGCATTAATAAATTATGCCATTAGCGATGTTTCGAAATTGAAAATGATACATCTTTTGGAACAGTGTACAAATATCATTATTTTCTTGCCAATCATATACTATCTTTGTAAAAAATCCATAATAACTCAATTTCGAAAAAAATAAAAGTGAGACAGTCTCACGGGGCCATGAATTTCATAGTAGCGCAGAATATTTGAGAACCGAGGGCGGCTGTTTATGGGATGCACATTTTTCTTGGTGGAGATGATGGTGCCCGATCCTAATAGAGGTACGTATGATTGGATTCAAGAATAGTTATTACTTACCAAGATTAATTTTATCAAATTTAATTCTTATTAGTCTTATTTCTTTAGTAGGTTGTTCAGAAAAAAATCTTGATTTATCAAAAAAATATTACAAAGAGGGATTAGTTCATTTTAATAAAAAAGAATATCCGCAAGCATTGGATTTATTCATGAAATCATCTGACTTAGTTGATAACCCATCAACATGCGATATGATAGGATTAACATATAAAGGAATAGGCGACCACAATAATGCGATTTTATGGTTTAAAAAAGCTATTGAAACTGATCCACTATATTGGATAACTTATATTAACATAGGGGATATTCATAACGAAGACAGTAATTATGAAGAGGCCATTACATGGTATGTTAAGGGTAAAGAAATAAATTCTCGAGTTGAATTACCCTATATGAAATTATGTGATATTTTTCTGAAACAAGGTGAGGTAGAGAAAGCCATTGATGAATGCAAAGATGCTATTGAAAAATTAGCGCCATATACTTCTGAACCGCACTTTAGATTAGGTGATATATACGCAGACAAAGGGCTATATGATAAAGCCATAACAGAATGGAAAGCCGCCAAAAGTGATCCATATTATGATAGAATTTATAAAGAATACGACCCTGTGGAAAAACGGATACAAAATATAGAGCCATTTTTAAAGAAACAATAAATTTTCGTTTCCGCAGACGTTTAAGAATATAATAAAAATCCCAGCCTCTTCCGCTTGGGATTTTTGTGTACCCCATTCCGCAATGGGCTCTTGAAAGAAAATCCTATGATTAAGAGAAGTGTAATATTTATTTTGCTGATGGGGTTGATATTGTTTGCAGAATGCTCAATGGCACAGGACAATGCTTTAAAAAAAGCACCCGATTTTTCGCTTCAGGACATTAAAGGCAAGACAGTAGGGCTATCCGATTACATTAACAAGGTGATTATTCTTAACTTTTTCGCCACATGGTGCCCGCCGTGCAGGGAAGAGATACCGGATTTCATAGAAATGGTTAACACTACTGACAAGGAAAGATTCGCAATCATAGGCGTTTCCGTAGATAAGGGCGACATCAACATCGTGAAGAAGTTTGCCACGGAGCACAGGATAAATTATCCGGTATTGATAGATGACGGCTCTACCTCAAATGCCTATGGCCCCATTAGCAGCATACCGACCACGTTTATTATAGATAAAAAAGGTAATATCGTCGAAAAGATCATCGGCTCAAGGAGCAAAGGGCAGTTCGAAAATAAGATAAAGCCACTTTTATAAAACCTCGCCTGCGATGGCAAAGACTATTCACTTCCATAAAATTCTCGTGCCGGCTCATCGTCAATTTTCCGCTCAGTCTTGTAAATCCAGAGGTTGTATGGTATTATAATATGTATTAGAAAAGTACAAGAATACAATCAGAGGAGGGCTGGATGAGGTACGCCAATTTAATCATAATTCTAGCAATAATTGTTATGTTAGTTTTAATAGTTACCGCACCAGGACTCTGGGAAAGCCCAAAACAGAATATCTGCGTTAATAATCAAAGAGAACTTGCCGCCGCAGCTATGAGATACGGAGAAGATCACGGTGGTCGCACCCCTGATGTCTGGGAACTTGGCCCTTATGTCAAAAATAAAAACGTTTTTATATGCCCCAAAGACAAGCGGAAAGGTTTAGGTATAGACAAGTCATCCTACACAGCCTGCGACATTACCCCTAAATCCTTCAATAAAGAGGACATGAAAGATGGCTATGCCTGGCAGTATGTTCTGTATATCGAAAGCGATGCAACACACCCCGGTCACAAAAGAGAAGAAATAATATGGGAGAACTGGGAAGACCTTGCGCCAAGGCACCAGAATAAAGAAGTAACCATAATATCCGCTATGAGCGGAAATGTCACCCCATTTGATTTATATGATAAGCCCATGGAACCTTCGAGATGGGATGAACATTAATTTGAGGGTACGGATTTCATGGAAAAAGATCCGCTATATCTATTAAAACGTCCGGTGTTTTCGGTGCTTCTGGTACTGGTTATTACGACGCTTTATATCCATCTGCAGGTATCCCCCGGCACCTTTGCTATTCAGCCTCTGATATATCCCAAATTTAAATTGCAGGATGCTTTTTTCAAAGCAAGGCTCTTATATAATGAGCGCTTCAGGAAAGGCTACCCCAAAGAAAGCGCCGTCGTTTTAATAGCCAGCGATGAGGAAAGCGTGTCAAAAATTAACGATAACCAGTATACCAGCTATGATCCGCGGTTTTTGGCGCGGCTTATAACGCGCATTTCAGAATGCCAGCCCAAAGTGATCGTCCTTGACATAGGATTTTTTAACTACGGGAATTATGAAGGAAGGCCTGAGCTGATAGAAGCCATTAAAAAAGCCGGAAATGTCTTTGTGGTTTGGGATTCGTCAGGAATGGGTACGCCGGGCCGGCAATTCGATGAAGATATAATGAACGCCTCGCTTGGCTATGGAAGGGTCGATATTACCCCAGCCGCCACAATCGATAATGTCATAAGGGTATATTATCCATCCGGCTATCTTAAGGAAGGCGTTGGCAGAGTACTGCCTCTTGCGCTGCAGGCGGCATTGGCTTATAAGGACATGCCTTTTAACATTCATTATTATGACCCGAAGACGAACACGATATTATTTATGTCAAAGGAATATATAATAGGCCTGCCTCTTAATGAGGAGAAGATGACCTACATAAATTTTCTCTATGACGAGAAGATGATCCCGACAATCCCCATATGGAAAGCTATGGAAGAGAATCTCGACCCTGCTTTGCTCAAAGGGAAGATAGCGCTTGTAGGAATGACGGCAAAAGGTTATAACGATTTCCACTTGACTCCGATAGGTAGAATACCCGGCCCTATCATCATGGCAAACCAGATGAATACCTTTGTTCATTTCTATATGTTTCGTGAATACTCGAATAGAATAGAGGCATTGGCATTAGTTATTCTTGGATTCCTTTTGACCTTTCTTTTCTATAGACGCAGCATGGTTGAAGGGTTTATCGTGCTTATCGGCACAATTTGCGCTTCATTAGCGGCATCATTTACGCTCTTTCTGTTGAATTTTTTGTGGTCTGCATGGGACCTGATAGCGCTTTCCCTGCTCTTATACCTTGCCATTCTGATTCATAAAGCAAGCATTTGGGAAGTCGAGAATAAGATGCTGCGGACTCAACGGTCCTGAACTGAATTCAGCCCAAATTTTTAGAGTTTAGATAATAAATGCCAAGATAAGGGCTTTTATGCAGTTGCAGTTTATTTTATAACATACTGTTATACAATATGTTATGTACATTATATAACTCGTCTGACATTAGATATGAAAAAGGTAGATTTTGTCTCTTGACAACCTCTAAAAAAACATTATACTATATTGGTAGACCCCAAACAGTAGATTTAGGGAGGTGATTCAGATGAAAACGAAAAACCGAGCCTTCACATTAATAGAACTACTTGTTGTGATATCGGTAATAGGGGTACTTGCGGCCTTGCTAGTCCCTGCCACGGGGGCCGCGCGACAGATGGCCAAGAGGATAGAAGATCTGAATGACTTGAGGCAGCTTATTATAGCTGACTACTTGTATGCCGATGACCATAACGGCGAGTTTGCGCCGACAACATCAGACCTCTGGCCCTCCTATATTAGCGATGCGCATATATTTGTCAGCTCGCATGACACGCGTGAAGACGCAGGGCCTTCAAACCCATCTTATAAAAAATGGGCCGGATCGCCGAGATCTCTTTTGCCAGGTAGCATAAAAGGGGGCCTGTGCGAATATGTTTCATTCTTTATGACCCTAACTGATAAAACAGACCCTGATACTATAACGCTTGCCGATGCGGATACTACGACTTATCCGGGACTTTACCTAATAGCTTCTGCAGATGGAAAAGTAGAAGCTGTACGAGCAGAAGATGCTACTCGTTTCTTACCGCCGTTGGATTATGGCCCTGGTGGAGATATACCTGCAGAGTAAACATAAAATATCTCACTACCCACAGCCCAAACCGCATATCTAAAAAATATGCGGTTTTGTATTTTTGACTCTACATTCTCTTAAAATATGATATACTATAAGTAGAGGTATTTAAGGGAGGTAAAGGGAAATGAAAAAGGGGGTAGTTTACTTATTCGTATTATGCCTATTTCTTCCGGTTGTAGCGCATTCCGATAATCAAATCTCTTCTACAGAAGCATATCTTCAAGAACTCCAATTACAGGGAAAAGAAAGAGTTGTTGTTACATTTAAGGATGCGGTTGATCCTTCCTTGGTAGATAAATACGGCGGCATCTTAATCCGCGTATTCTCAACCATAAAAGCCCTTGTATGCGAAATCCCCCAAGAAAATATAGATCTGTTAAAGCAGGAAGAATCTGTAAAGGATGTGGCTCCTGATGTGGTGATGGAGTTTCCTGAGGGAGGTAGAGAACGCGATCCCGACGAGCTTGCATTGTTCAACCGCTTCAAAAAAGAGTACCTCGCAAGTATAAGGAAAGAGTATCATGATGCGATAAGGCAGGCACGCAGGGAATATTTGGATTCGCTTAGGGGGCTTCTTTCAAAAAGGCGGACTATCCTTCTTTATAATAACCTTTTACGTACTTACAGGCGTATCGGCCGGACAAATTCATCTGTATACCGCTCTCTCCTGAGCAAACATAATGAACTTTTAAGAGAATATTACGCAGAATTCAGACGCATACTTAGTGAGTACCGTTCAAAGCTGACTGCCGCAAAAGAGAACCATGTCCAACTCGCAAGCGAATGGCGGGTAAAAGTAGACGAAATGGTAGCCCTTTCATACACAGGAACTGTAACTGTCCGGTGGAACAATTTAGAGGCAGGGCTGAATTCGAAAGCTGCGTGGGATAACTATAATCTTGACGGCACAGGCATAAAGATAGCGATAATTGATACGGGAATAAACTATACTCTTGAAAATTTGAATGACCACTATTTAGGCGGATATGATTTTGTCTATGACGATGATGATCCAATGCCTAACATGCCTACCCCGAAGATAAGAGAAGACCATGGGACAGAGGTTGCTTCTCTCGCCGTAGGCGAAGGTGCAATTAAAGTAGTCGGCGTCGCCTATAACGCAAGCTATTATTCGCTTCGGATGACCGATGATGATGCTGGTCACCCTCTTGCAACTGATGTTATGGCGGCCATAGAATGGGCAACAGATTCTGCTCACAAGGCGGATATCATTTCCATGAGTTTAGGTACTTATAGCTTGGGGGGACTACAACAGGCATTTGAAACTATTTGCAACAATGCTTATAATGCAGGCATTTTGCTTGTTGCAGCCTCCGGCAACGATGGTGTTTCTGATTGCTGGTATCCAGCAGCATTTGAAAATGTTATTTCTGTAGGAGCGCATACAATTGACCAAACCGTCGCAACTTTTTCAAATGGTAGCGTGGATATTGTTGCCCCCGGGGGCGATGGCGATATAATTACTCCAGAGGATAATTTATACACAGTAGGAGCTGATAACCGTGCTTGGTGGGCTTGGGGCACATCTTTCGCGACTCCGCATGTTTCCGCTTTGCTCGCCCTCCAGCTCCAATATGCCAGGCGAACGGGAAGCCCAGAACCCATAGATTTCAATGAAGGTAAACCATTTGAAGTTAATAACGGCTATCTTTGGGAAGTAATGAAACATTCGGCCCAGCAGTTAACGAGTGAGCCCTACGATCCTGTTTATCAGGGAAAGGGTAAAATCTGGGCCGCTGAGACAGATCCGCTGCCTCCGACGCCGAAAGACGGTTCAATTGACTGCATGGCAGAAAAATGGCCGCTAAATCCTGAGGTTGAATACCTGAACTATCTTTATCGCGAAGAAGGCCTTTACCCCGCATATTATATCGGCACAAGCATGTATTACGACGTCAATCTGACAAACAATACCAATACCGCCGGTAATTACGCGAGCGATATCGAAAATATCAACCTTACAGCAACTCAGGCATACTACCAGCATGAAGGTGAAATAAATACACCCGGTGCACCCATTGAGGTGTTTCCCGCAGTATCATCTCTTACGGCAGGGAGCCAGGAGATTTTATCCGATACATATTATTTGCCATGGGCCTTGGTCCCGGGCCTCAACAGGACAATTCTTGATCTTGAATTCGAATTAACAGACGACACCAATAACCGCCTTATCAAGGTAACATATCCTTACGCAAATATATGGTGCCCGCCGCCTCTAATAAATGAGGGCTTCCCAATAGAATAGGGCCGGTAAATTTTCCTTGCGATTTAAGCCATATCCCCTTATAATCATATTATAAGGGGATATTGTATTATGCGTGTCAGGAGGGAAAAAATAAAAATTGACCTTGATGATATAGCTACCTTTCTTGAAGCCAAAGCGCCGTTATTTCTTGGAGCGGCGAGCATTGTTATCCTAAGTGTATATGTTCTTACCACCCTATCTTCTCCCCGCATAAAGGAGTACCGCCTTAGCTCATCCGACGATCTCTTTAACGAAAGATACCAATATAATCAAACCTCCGACAAGGATAAACTGCATCCCAAAGACATCGTTTTTGTAACGCTCAGCGAGGAGTCCATAAGACATGTTGGAACAGATTTCCCCTGGGGAAGAGACATTTATGCTGATTTTCTTGATAAGGTGAAAGAGGATAACCCTAAGGTAATCGCTATCGATATCGCTCTATATGGAGAAGGACGCGGTGGTCCTGAGGTCGACATGAAACTCGCTGATGCCATCAAAAAATGCGGCAATGTTATACTCGCATCTGCCTACGGCAAGGAAATGTTTTATCTCGGGCCTAATGAAACTTTTGCCAAGGCCTCTCGAGACTACGGCGTAGCCGGCACAATGGGGGACATTGACTATGTAGCAAGGCGGGTTAGGATATCATCTCTTCTGGTTCATAACGTTAAAAAACTCAAGGAGATTTCATTCGAGATAAAGATGGCTTTGCAGTATCTTGGTATCCCCTATGATACATATAAAAAGACTTGGCAGAATTTTATCTTTGAGTCAAAAGATAAACGCGTAGTTCTCCCCGCAGATGAGAACGGCTATCTTGTCATAAACTATTTGAGCAAATCGGAAGATGTAACGACGATTCCCGTATGGGAAGTCCTGGAAGAAAAAACGCCGAAGGGTTTATTTAAGGACAAACTTGTGCTTTTAAGCAGAACGGGCAACGTGTCTAGGGATATGCTCAGGACACCGATAGGCGACATGCGCGGAGGCGCGGTAATTGCGAATATAGCCAATTCTATAATTACAGGGAATTATATAAGAGAGATGAATTCCAAGTTAGCATTTCTTCTTACCGCGTTATTATTTTTATTGTGCTTTTTGGCGTTTCGTAAGCACTTCTTGACGGGTTTCTTCGTACTTATATTCGTGTATGCAACAGCTCCTCTTCTTTCGTCTTATTTATTCATGAATGCCGATATTATATGGCGGGCCTTCGATATCCTGAGATTGTTGCCGGTATTACTATTGGTTGAGATAGCATACAAGGTTCTTGTGTTCTTTATAAGGTATACTGACTCTGTAAGAAACGCCACAATAAATCCTGAGACGGGGTTCTGCTCAGAGACACATTTCTTTTCTGAGGTCGACTACGCCGCAAGCCACGCGGTAAAGTTCAAACATGCCTGCTCTCTAATTGCAATCAGGATAACCAATCTCGAGTGGATAAAGAAAGATTTAAGTTTCAGAAGAAGCGAGATGGTTTATGAGAAAATAGTAGAGTTGATAAAGACGAAACTGAAGGAAAACTCATTTATAGGATTCGTGAAATTAATCCTTAAAAGAAAGGTCTTTGCTTGCGATTTTCCTTTGGATATGTTTGAGATATGCCTGCCTTATCTAGATGTGGCTCAAGCCAATACAATAGCCGACAGTCTCCTTCACAATATAAAGGAGATAGATTTTAAAATAACCAAAGAACACCTTAAGCCGACCATAGCCATCGGCATATCCAGCGTAGATGCTGAATCATTCCCAAAAAGAGGCGAAGGCCTCAGGGAAAGCGCGGAGGCGGCTTCGGAAAGGGCCGAAGAGATGCAACCGAATGAGATATGCCGTTTTAATATCGAAGTTGACGGCCCCGGGATCGAGACCTATATCGCAAGAGAAAAATCAATCTCGTTCAGAAAAATAGGCTTTAGCAGCAGAGAATACGCCAAAAAATTAATTGAAGAAAAAATAAATTTCCTGCATCGCGAGGTTATCAGCGAAAAAGAGAAAGATAGAATATATAAAGAGGTATTCCACACCTTTATAAAGCGCATAGAAAAAAAAGACCTATACACAGGGGGACATGTTGTGCGCTGCGGAGAGTATACGGAAAAAATCGCAAGGAAACTAAAGATGCCTGAAAGAGACGTACGGCTTCTCACGCAGGAAGCGGTCCTTCACGACATAGGAAAGATAGGAGTGCCCGCGGATATCTTGAGAAAGGAAGGCGATCTAACCTATGAGGAAAGAAAGATTATGGAGGTGCATCCGGTAATCAGCGCAGAAATACTCGATCTATGTACGTATTTCAGGAGGATGCGTTCTGCTGTCGAGGCTCACCACGAACGCCTGGACGGTTCAGGCTATCCCAGGGGGTTAAAGGGGGGTGATATTCCGCGTGAGGCTCAGATACTAGCGATAGTCGATGTATATGACGCCCTGACCTCGGAGAGGTCTTATCGCAAGAAGAAGAAAAAGTTTTCCGAGAAAGAGGCCATAGAAGAACTTGAGTCTCAGAAAGAAGGCTTAAATCAAGAAATCGTCTCAGTATTAAAGGAGATCCTTAAAGAGGAAGGAAAGCTTACGGGGTAGCCAACGTGAAGGCAGTGGCAGCTTTTGGTAATACTGAGTATGGCCGCGAGCTTATCGGCGGTATCAGAGAATATGAAGCATATCGGCAGTACCTGGAAGATACAGGTTCTTTTCCGGAGTATTAATTGACATAACTTTTGGCTTGACTAAGAGGGAGGATTGGCATATACTCTTGTAGCGTTTTGAAGGCGAGACTTATCCCGCACAGGTCCTAAATCACCCTGAGGCATCTCCAATCCCTCTAAAAGAGCATGGTTAAGGTGTCTATCTAAGGCAGGCTAAGGCTTCGGTGACTCTGGAACGTGGTTTTGGGGTGTTTTCTTCGGGGAAAGGTTCGCCTAGGGATAGTAAAATGCCCTTCTCGCGGCGCTTGTAGAGCTTCACAAGCAGGACTACTTCCTGCCGTTCTGTGGTTCGAAAATCGTCCTAGCTGGGCAACCAAATTTTGCGAAGCAAAATTTGGTCCTGTGACCGAGGACGAAATGTCCGAGGAAATGCCGAAGCCATCCGGCTGAGGCGAGCGCCGTAAAACAATGCGACGAACAGGAGCATCGTAGGCGCGGAGGGGCCACTAATTGGTAATCTAACCTGGTTAGAATTGTCAGATTAGAAGGTAAGGCAAAATATGGAAAAATGTGCGTTTTGCGGCAAGACAAGTAAGGAAGTCCAGAGATTTTTGAGGGGCGAATCCGCGCTTATTTGTGAGACCTGCGTCCGTCTTTGCAATAAAGTGCTCACGAAGGACGAAAAGGTACCCGAAAAGAAGAAGCCGGAAAAGATCATCCCCATAAAGGAGCTTCCGAAGCCTAAGGACATAAAGGAAAAGCTCGATGCCTTTGTAATAAGCCAGGAACGCGCCAAAAGACAGCTTTCGGTCAGCGTCTATAATCATTACAAAAGGATACTGGCTAACCAAAAATCCGGCGGGGAATTGGAATTTGAGAAATCTAATGTCCTCTTGATAGGCTCTACCGGTTCGGGAAAGACCCTTTTAGCGAGGACCCTTGCCAGGATACTGGACGTGCCGTTTGCGATAAGCGACGCCACCTCTCTTACGCAGGCGGGATATGTAGGCGAAGATGTGGAAAACGTAATTCTCCGCCTCCTACAGGCAGCTAATTTCGATGTGGCTAAGGCCGAACTCGGCATCATCTACATTGATGAGATAGATAAAATAGGAAAAACACACGAAAATGTTTCAATAACACGCGACGT is a window of Candidatus Omnitrophota bacterium DNA encoding:
- a CDS encoding tetratricopeptide repeat protein, producing the protein MIGFKNSYYLPRLILSNLILISLISLVGCSEKNLDLSKKYYKEGLVHFNKKEYPQALDLFMKSSDLVDNPSTCDMIGLTYKGIGDHNNAILWFKKAIETDPLYWITYINIGDIHNEDSNYEEAITWYVKGKEINSRVELPYMKLCDIFLKQGEVEKAIDECKDAIEKLAPYTSEPHFRLGDIYADKGLYDKAITEWKAAKSDPYYDRIYKEYDPVEKRIQNIEPFLKKQ
- a CDS encoding TlpA family protein disulfide reductase encodes the protein MIKRSVIFILLMGLILFAECSMAQDNALKKAPDFSLQDIKGKTVGLSDYINKVIILNFFATWCPPCREEIPDFIEMVNTTDKERFAIIGVSVDKGDINIVKKFATEHRINYPVLIDDGSTSNAYGPISSIPTTFIIDKKGNIVEKIIGSRSKGQFENKIKPLL
- a CDS encoding CHASE2 domain-containing protein; this encodes MEKDPLYLLKRPVFSVLLVLVITTLYIHLQVSPGTFAIQPLIYPKFKLQDAFFKARLLYNERFRKGYPKESAVVLIASDEESVSKINDNQYTSYDPRFLARLITRISECQPKVIVLDIGFFNYGNYEGRPELIEAIKKAGNVFVVWDSSGMGTPGRQFDEDIMNASLGYGRVDITPAATIDNVIRVYYPSGYLKEGVGRVLPLALQAALAYKDMPFNIHYYDPKTNTILFMSKEYIIGLPLNEEKMTYINFLYDEKMIPTIPIWKAMEENLDPALLKGKIALVGMTAKGYNDFHLTPIGRIPGPIIMANQMNTFVHFYMFREYSNRIEALALVILGFLLTFLFYRRSMVEGFIVLIGTICASLAASFTLFLLNFLWSAWDLIALSLLLYLAILIHKASIWEVENKMLRTQRS
- a CDS encoding type II secretion system GspH family protein, producing the protein MKTKNRAFTLIELLVVISVIGVLAALLVPATGAARQMAKRIEDLNDLRQLIIADYLYADDHNGEFAPTTSDLWPSYISDAHIFVSSHDTREDAGPSNPSYKKWAGSPRSLLPGSIKGGLCEYVSFFMTLTDKTDPDTITLADADTTTYPGLYLIASADGKVEAVRAEDATRFLPPLDYGPGGDIPAE
- a CDS encoding S8 family serine peptidase, yielding MKKGVVYLFVLCLFLPVVAHSDNQISSTEAYLQELQLQGKERVVVTFKDAVDPSLVDKYGGILIRVFSTIKALVCEIPQENIDLLKQEESVKDVAPDVVMEFPEGGRERDPDELALFNRFKKEYLASIRKEYHDAIRQARREYLDSLRGLLSKRRTILLYNNLLRTYRRIGRTNSSVYRSLLSKHNELLREYYAEFRRILSEYRSKLTAAKENHVQLASEWRVKVDEMVALSYTGTVTVRWNNLEAGLNSKAAWDNYNLDGTGIKIAIIDTGINYTLENLNDHYLGGYDFVYDDDDPMPNMPTPKIREDHGTEVASLAVGEGAIKVVGVAYNASYYSLRMTDDDAGHPLATDVMAAIEWATDSAHKADIISMSLGTYSLGGLQQAFETICNNAYNAGILLVAASGNDGVSDCWYPAAFENVISVGAHTIDQTVATFSNGSVDIVAPGGDGDIITPEDNLYTVGADNRAWWAWGTSFATPHVSALLALQLQYARRTGSPEPIDFNEGKPFEVNNGYLWEVMKHSAQQLTSEPYDPVYQGKGKIWAAETDPLPPTPKDGSIDCMAEKWPLNPEVEYLNYLYREEGLYPAYYIGTSMYYDVNLTNNTNTAGNYASDIENINLTATQAYYQHEGEINTPGAPIEVFPAVSSLTAGSQEILSDTYYLPWALVPGLNRTILDLEFELTDDTNNRLIKVTYPYANIWCPPPLINEGFPIE
- a CDS encoding CHASE2 domain-containing protein, with translation MRVRREKIKIDLDDIATFLEAKAPLFLGAASIVILSVYVLTTLSSPRIKEYRLSSSDDLFNERYQYNQTSDKDKLHPKDIVFVTLSEESIRHVGTDFPWGRDIYADFLDKVKEDNPKVIAIDIALYGEGRGGPEVDMKLADAIKKCGNVILASAYGKEMFYLGPNETFAKASRDYGVAGTMGDIDYVARRVRISSLLVHNVKKLKEISFEIKMALQYLGIPYDTYKKTWQNFIFESKDKRVVLPADENGYLVINYLSKSEDVTTIPVWEVLEEKTPKGLFKDKLVLLSRTGNVSRDMLRTPIGDMRGGAVIANIANSIITGNYIREMNSKLAFLLTALLFLLCFLAFRKHFLTGFFVLIFVYATAPLLSSYLFMNADIIWRAFDILRLLPVLLLVEIAYKVLVFFIRYTDSVRNATINPETGFCSETHFFSEVDYAASHAVKFKHACSLIAIRITNLEWIKKDLSFRRSEMVYEKIVELIKTKLKENSFIGFVKLILKRKVFACDFPLDMFEICLPYLDVAQANTIADSLLHNIKEIDFKITKEHLKPTIAIGISSVDAESFPKRGEGLRESAEAASERAEEMQPNEICRFNIEVDGPGIETYIAREKSISFRKIGFSSREYAKKLIEEKINFLHREVISEKEKDRIYKEVFHTFIKRIEKKDLYTGGHVVRCGEYTEKIARKLKMPERDVRLLTQEAVLHDIGKIGVPADILRKEGDLTYEERKIMEVHPVISAEILDLCTYFRRMRSAVEAHHERLDGSGYPRGLKGGDIPREAQILAIVDVYDALTSERSYRKKKKKFSEKEAIEELESQKEGLNQEIVSVLKEILKEEGKLTG